TCTCCTATATTCGCGCCTTCCATCGCGGAGAGAAAGTTAACCCGGTGCGGCAATGAGCGGAGATTTCCTCTCTCAATATGGCGGTGAAATCACCACGCTCACGGTGGAGCACCTGTGGCTGACCGGTGCGGCGATGCTCTTTGCCACGGCAATCGCCGTGCCAGCGGGCATCTGGCTTACGCGAACGCCGCGATGGGCTAAGCCGGTGATCGCCGTGGCGAACATCCTTCAAACCATCCCTTCCCTCGCGATGTTCGGCTTTCTGTTGCCGCTGCCCTGGCTGGGAGACCGTGCGGCGCGCATCGCCATTCTGGCACTGACGGCCTACGCACTGCTGCCGATTCTGCGCAACACTTACGCGGGAATCCGCGGCATCGAGCCTTCAATCATCGAAGTCGCGCGAGCGCTGGGGCTCACGGATTGGCAGCTTCTCGTCAAGGTGCAGTTGCCGCTCGCTGCATCCTTCATCCTAGCCGGGCTTCGTACCGCAACCGTCACCTGCGTCGGCATCGCGACCATTGCGGCGGCAGTGGGCGCAGGCGGCCTGGGTGAGCTGATCTTTCGCGGCGTGGCGTCGGTCGATAATCGTCTCGTGCTTGCCGGAGCGATTCCCGCAGCACTTCTGGCGCTGGCAGCGGACGCGGCACTAGGCCTGCTCGAACGACGAACGCGGATGCCGGCGCGATGAAGCGCTGGTTTTGCATTACCGTTGCCGGAGTATTGAGCCTGCTCGCAAGTTCCTGTGCTCCGCCTCGTCCTGACCATCCTGTGATCGGAGCCAAGAATTTTACCGAGCAAGTGGTGCTGGGCGAGCTGCTGGCGCAGGAGATTGAGGCTAAATCCAGTCTCAAGGTCGAACGCCGGTTTTATCTCGCCGGTAGTTATATCTGTCAGCAGGCGCTTATCTCAGGGCGCATCGACGCATATGTGGAATACACAGGTACTGCATTGACGGCGGTGTTGAAGCAGCCGGTTGACCGTAATCCCGATTCCGTACTCAATAC
This portion of the Acidicapsa acidisoli genome encodes:
- a CDS encoding ABC transporter permease — translated: MSGDFLSQYGGEITTLTVEHLWLTGAAMLFATAIAVPAGIWLTRTPRWAKPVIAVANILQTIPSLAMFGFLLPLPWLGDRAARIAILALTAYALLPILRNTYAGIRGIEPSIIEVARALGLTDWQLLVKVQLPLAASFILAGLRTATVTCVGIATIAAAVGAGGLGELIFRGVASVDNRLVLAGAIPAALLALAADAALGLLERRTRMPAR